The following proteins come from a genomic window of Alnus glutinosa chromosome 10, dhAlnGlut1.1, whole genome shotgun sequence:
- the LOC133879853 gene encoding protein FAR1-RELATED SEQUENCE 5-like, translating into MASNLHMFSDKEAIQDSHDSYMEETNKNNENVVTDYTPKLDMEFGSEQEAYDFYNEYGRNYGFSIRKDWCNKRKVDGVVTSRQFVCCKEGFRDEWERDGQKTRERAETRTGCQAYMKIRLDKKKEKYCIQSLELSHNHVLHVSQCAHMMPSQRRISHAQALEIDLAYDSGIKLKDSYEFMGRQAGGKDVLGYTKQDHKNYLHSKRQRELKYGESGCLLRYFEKKKRENFSFYYSLQLDAAEQITNIFWADAQMIVDYKLFGDVVSFDTTYRTNKEYRPLAMFVGFNHHREVVIFGAALLYDETIESFEWLFETFFEAMSGKKPNTIFTDQDPAMAKAISVVMPNTYHRLCTWHLMQNALKHIGHLLRGENGFRSELNACFKVWEEEDEFLSAWDAILHKYNVCDNSWLQRLFEVKEKWAKAYVKMSFSAGMTSTQLSESLNADLKDYLQSDYDIVKFFTHFDRLLNDKRYKELLAEYNLRQKLPKIKMLSPMLVQAAKIYTSQPFLKFQKQYEEFQGAYVKECIERNSSHEYIVSFYDKPQYRRVIWNSLEHSVSCSCRKFERCGILCGHALKILDVMNIKVLPKKYILKRWTKDARNEIVQDFNGQEIIIDTNLEFTTRYKSLCPLYVKLISRAAECEEAYKIALENYTELNKKIEDVMRRKSDLCQVDNSQENPLNEDVISAKGLKKKQGCKGKRRIKSSIEVAIKKKKSINNHHPQANQHLQVVTS; encoded by the coding sequence TTATATGGAGGAGACGAACAAGAACAATGAAAATGTAGTTACTGATTATACGCCAAAGCTTGACATGGAGTTTGGTTCTGAACAAGAGGCATACGACTTTTATAATGAGTATGGACGAAATTATGGGTTTAGTATTCGTAAAGATTGGTGTAATAAAAGAAAGGTAGATGGCGTGGTCACTTCAAGACAATTTGTATGTTGTAAAGAGGGATTTCGAGACGAATGGGAGAGAGATGGTCAAAAAACACGTGAACGAGCTGAAACAAGGACAGGTTGTCAAGCATATATGAAGATTCGACTTgataaaaagaaggagaaataTTGTATACAGAGCCTTGAGCTCAGTCATAATCATGTTCTTCATGTTTCACAATGTGCTCACATGATGCCATCACAACGAAGGATTTCACATGCACAAGCATTGGAAATTGATTTGGCTTATGATAGTGgtataaaattgaaagattcgTATGAGTTTATGGGTAGGCAAGCTGGTGGAAAAGATGTTCTTGGTTACACCAAGCAAGATCATAAAAATTACCTTCACAGCAAGCGACAACGAGAGCTGAAATATGGTGAGTCAGGGTGTTTACTTAGatactttgaaaagaaaaagcgagagaatttttccttttattattcATTACAGTTGGATGCTGCagaacaaataacaaatattttttgggcAGATGCACAAATGATTGTTGATTATAAGTTATTTGGTGATGTAGTTTCTTTTGATACGACATACAGAACTAATAAGGAATATCGACCACTTGCAATGTTTGTTGGGTTTAATCATCATAGAGAGGTTGTGATATTTGGGGCAGCACTTTTATACGATGAAACTATAGAGTCCTTTGAGTGGttgtttgaaactttttttgaGGCAATGTCAGGAAAGAAGCCAAATACAATCTTTACTGATCAAGATCCAGCAATGGCAAAAGCTATCTCAGTGGTGATGCCTAATACTTACCATCGATTGTGTACGTGGCATTTAATGCAAAATGCTTTGAAACATATTGGTCATTTATTAAGAGGTGAGAATGGGTTTAGAAGTGAGCTTAATGcatgttttaaagtttgggaagaggaagatgagTTCCTTAGTGCTTGGGATGCTATACTTCATAAGTACAATGTATGTGATAATTCTTGGCTACAACGTTTATTTGAAGTGAAAGAGAAATGGGCTAAAGCATATGTCAAGATGTCTTTTTCTGCAGGAATGACTTCGACACAATTGAGTGAAAGTTTGAATGCTGACTTGAAGGATTATTTACAGTCAGATTATGATATTGTAAAGTTCTTCACACATTTTGATAGATTACTTAATGATAAGCGTTACAAGGAATTGTTGGCGGAGTATAATTTAAGACAAAAGTTACCAAAGATTAAGATGTTATCACCTATGTTGGTACAAGCGGCAAAGATTTATACTTCTCAACCATTTTTGAAGTTTCAAAAGCAATATGAAGAGTTCCAAGGAGCTTATGTCAAGGAGTGTATTGAAAGAAACTCATCTCATGAATATATAGTGTCATTTTATGATAAGCCTCAATATCGTAGAGTCATTTGGAATTCTTTGGAACACAGTGTTTCATGTAGTTGCAGAAAGTTTGAGAGATGTGGAATTTTGTGTGGCCATGctttaaaaattcttgatgtTATGAATATCAAGGTACTTCCAAAGAAGTACATCCTTAAGAGATGGACAAAAGATGCAAGAAATGAGATTGTGCAAGACTTCAACGGAcaagaaataataatagatACCAATTTAGAATTCACAACTCGATATAAGTCCTTGTGCCCCTTGTATGTCAAACTTATCAGTCGAGCAGCTGAATGTGAAGAAGCATACAAGATAGCATTGGAAAACTATACTGAGTTGAACAAAAAGATTGAAGATGTCATGAGAAGGAAATCCGATCTTTGCCAAGTTGATAATTCTCAAGAAAATCCATTAAATGAAGATGTCATAAGCGCTAAAGGCCTAAAAAAGAAGCAAGGTTGTAAGGGAAAGCGTCGGATCAAAAGTTCTATTGAAGTGgctataaagaagaagaaaagtatcaaCAATCATCACCCGCAAGCAAATCAGCATTTACAAGTAGTTACCTCATag